The DNA sequence GCCCCGACTACCGAGTGAGCGCCGGGACATGGGACGGCGGCCGGTGGCTTGCCGTCAACTGGATCGACGGCGTGCCCCTGTGGCGGGCCCTCGCCCTCGCCCGCGGCCCGGAAGGAGACCGCGCCTCGGTTCGCCTCTGGCTCGCGGGCATCGCCCGCACCTTCACGGAGCACCTCGCACTCATGCACGCCGCCGGGTGGGCCCACGCCGACGTCCAGCCGACCAACACCCTGGTCACCCACGAGGGTCACGCCGCCGTTATCGACTACGCCCTCGCCTGCGGCCCCGGCGACGGCCGCCGCGTCCCCTACCGGGGCGCGCTCACCCACACCACCGCCCCCGAGCTCGCCGCACAGATCCTCGACACCCCGGCCGACACCCACATCCAGGCACAGCCCTCCGCCGACATCTGGAGCCTGGGCGCCTCCCTGTTCTGGTGCTGGACCGGCCAGCGCCCCGTCGCCTACGACGACGACCTCGACCGGCTGGAAAAACTGGCCGCCATCGCCCGGGGCACCACCACCGCGCTGCGCGACGTCCGGCCGTGGCCCTTCCCCGAGTTCGAGGACGCCATCACCGCGTGCCTGGCCCCCGACCCCGCCGCCCGGCCCACCGCGAAGGAGCTGACCGCCGCATGGTGACCCTGCGCGCCCTGGCCCTCGACGACGCCCCC is a window from the Streptomyces lydicus genome containing:
- a CDS encoding protein kinase domain-containing protein, coding for MGTTPAPPGEAVALLTGQTGEPTAIHVLSDRRGSRAWKLQGPKRAVALKANNPDGDNARDKAAEMAQEDDHLLRLTAASAVSPDYRVSAGTWDGGRWLAVNWIDGVPLWRALALARGPEGDRASVRLWLAGIARTFTEHLALMHAAGWAHADVQPTNTLVTHEGHAAVIDYALACGPGDGRRVPYRGALTHTTAPELAAQILDTPADTHIQAQPSADIWSLGASLFWCWTGQRPVAYDDDLDRLEKLAAIARGTTTALRDVRPWPFPEFEDAITACLAPDPAARPTAKELTAAW